Proteins encoded in a region of the Ptychodera flava strain L36383 chromosome 4, AS_Pfla_20210202, whole genome shotgun sequence genome:
- the LOC139130642 gene encoding BTB/POZ domain-containing protein KCTD8-like produces the protein MTTNNEGTYPSIIELNVGGQLYTTAHSTLVKESESLLEQMFTGRSKATVQRDSRGRYFIDRDGILFRYILDYLRNSKLVLPENFAEKERLRQEAEYYKLGGLVKAIARDGGAVTQTGRPTLAPIHSGSSQNHVSSNATGKTPAFLTLGYRGTFAFGRDGLADVKFRKITRILVCGKGSICKEVFGEYLNDSRDPDRLHSPDRYTARYFLKHTYLEQAFDVLAEAGFRFVSCCASGTSTIVGSPECEESKWNHYNEFVFQRP, from the coding sequence ATGACGACCAATAACGAAGGAACCTATCCTTCCATTATTGAACTTAATGTCGGCGGACAACTGTACACTACGGCACACTCGACGTTGGTAAAAGAGAGCGAGTCGCTCCTTGAGCAAATGTTCACAGGTCGATCCAAAGCCACGGTTCAACGCGATTCCAGAGGCCGGTACTTCATTGACCGTGATGGCATACTGTTTCGCTACATTTTAGACTATCTTCGCAATAGCAAACTGGTGTTGCCGGAGAATTTCGCAGAGAAGGAAAGGCTGCGACAAGAGGCAGAATATTATAAGCTTGGAGGATTAGTGAAAGCTATTGCTAGGGATGGCGGAGCGGTTACACAAACTGGGCGACCGACACTAGCGCCAATACACAGCGGCAGCTCTCAGAATCATGTGTCGTCAAATGCAACCGGTAAGACGCCAGCTTTTCTCACCTTGGGCTATCGAGGCACATTTGCCTTCGGACGTGACGGTTTAGCGGATGTTAAATTCCGTAAAATTACACGCATTTTGGTTTGTGGCAAAGGTTCTATATGCAAGGAGGTTTTTGGAGAGTACCTCAACGACAGCCGTGATCCTGATCGCTTGCACTCACCGGATCGCTATACAGCCAGATACTTTCTGAAGCATACTTACTTGGAGCAGGCATTCGACGTGTTAGCTGAAGCTGGATTTCGTTTTGTCAGCTGTTGTGCCTCTGGTACAAGTACCATAGTTGGATCACCAGAATGCGAGGAAAGCAAATGGAATCACTATAATGAGTTCGTTTTCCAGCGTCCGTAA